The Rhodobacter sp. genome segment GGGCAAGTCCATCTCGGATGTGCTGGAGATGACGGTGGAGGAGGCGCAGGGATTCTTTGCCGCCGTGCCGTCGATCCGCGAGAAGATGGATGCGCTGATGCAGGTGGGGCTGGGCTATATCAAGGTCGGCCAGCAGGCGACGACTCTGTCGGGCGGCGAGGCGCAGCGCGTGAAATTGTCCAAGGAACTGTCGCGCCGCTCGACCGGGCGGACGCTGTATATCCTGGACGAGCCGACCACCGGGCTGCATTTCGAGGATGTGCGCAAGCTGTTGGAGGTGCTGCACGAACTGGTCGAGCAGGGCAACACCGTGGTGGTGATCGAGCACAATCTCGATGTGGTGAAAACCGCCGACTGGATCATCGACATCGGCCCCGAGGGGGGCGACGGTGGCGGGATGATCGTCGCCGAGGGCACGCCCGAGGACGTGGCGCGCGCCGAGGCCAGCCATACCGGGCACTACCTGGCGCCCTTGCTGAAGCGGCGGACGCGGGCCGCCGAGTAGGGCGGTTCGGACTGGCAACGCCGGGCGGCGGCGGGGGGCCAGCCCCCCACACCCCCCGCTCAGGGGGGATCGCGATCCCCCCTGAGAACCCCTCGCGGCGTAACCGCGCGGGGCCCGTGTCAGGCCAGGTGAAGGGCGGTCTTGCGCCCCTCGTGAAAGGCGAAGGGCGCAAGACGTGGTGCGGCGGCGTCGCCGATCAGCGCCGGCGCCAAATCGGCGAGATCGGCCGAGAGCGGGTCGAAGGCGCGGTTCGTCGTCGCCAGGATCAGCGCCGAGGCCGCGACCGTCTGCGTGCTGCCGTCCAGCAGGTTGACCACCCGCGCCCCGGCGCCGTTGCCCAGCCATTCGCCGATGGCGCTTTCGGTCAGGACGCGCACCCCGAGGCGGGCGAGCCGCGCGCGGGCATAGCCGTCGGCGGCGGTGCGGGTCAGGTCGCGGCCGACATGGGCGTCGGGGGTGACGATGGTCACGCTGTGACCGGCCTCGGCCAGGTGCCAGGCGGTGCCGGTGCCTTTCCAGTGCCCCCCCTCGTCATACACCAGCACGGACGCGCCCAGCCGGGCCTCGCGACGCATCACCGCCTCGGCGGACCAGACCGCGCCGCGTTCGATCCCGGGCAGGGTGTCGAGATGCGGCAACCAGCGTTGGAAGCCGTCCTCGTCGGGAAGCGACCCGGTCGCCAGGATCACCCGGTCGGCGCCGATCGCGCGCACCGCCTCGGCATCGAGAAAGCTGTTCAGGCGGACCTCGACGCCCAGCCGGTCCAACTCGCGTTCGAACCAGGCGATCAGGTCCAGGATCTGCGCCCGGCGCGGCTGCTGCCCGGCCAGCCGGAACTGGCCGCCGAGATGCGGCTGGGCCTCGGCCAGGGTGACCCGGTGGCCGCATTCCGCCGCGACGCGCGCGGCCTCGAGCCCGGCCGGGCCGCCGCCGACGACCAGCACGTGGCGCGGGTCCGCGGCGGGGGTGAAGCGGTCGCCGCCCCATTCCCATTCGCGCCCCGCCGACGGATTGATGAGGCACGAGATCCAGTAGTCGCGCGACCGCCGGCCCCAGCACATCTGGTTGCAACTCAGGCAGGGGCGAACGCGCTCGGCCTGGCCCTGCGCGGTCTTGCGGGCGAGATGGGGGTCGGCGATCTGGCCGCGCACGATGCTGACCAGATCGGCGGCGCCCGACGCGATCACCTGCTCGCCGACATCGGGGGTGCGGATGCCGGCCTCGGCCGTGATCCTTGCGTGCGTCACGATCCGCCGGAGTTGCTCGGTCACGGGCACGGTCAGGGTGTCGGGTTCGGTGAATGGCGGAATGATGCGGCCGAAATCGAGATAGGATCCGGCGCCGCAGGTGACGTAATCGACATGCCCGGTGGCGTCGTGCAGGGCGACGATCTCGCACAGGGCCTCGGCCTGGAGGGCGACGGAATAGGCGGCGTCGTGGCTGATGGCGAGGCCGACGATGAAATCCTCGCCGCAGTCGCGGCGGATCCGGTCGATCAGGAGACGCGAAAAGCGGGTGCGGTTTTCCAGCGATCCGCCCCAGCGATCGGTGCGCCGGTTGGACCAGGGTGACCAGAACTGGTCGATCAGCGAATTGTAGGCGCCCCAGACCTCGACGCCCTGGAACCCGGCGGCCTGCGCGCGGCGGGCGGCCGCGGCATGGGCGTCCAGCAGTTCGAGGATCTCGACCTCGGACATGGCGTGCGAGCCGTCGCTGTCGTGATACGAGGGGCGCCCCGAGGGCGACCAGTGCGGCTGGAAGCTGAGGTCGGAATCGCCGTGCCCGCCAATGTGATAGATCTGCTGGATGATGACCGCGCCTTCGGCCCGGACGGCATCGGTTACGGCACGGAAGGCGGGGATGAGGCTGTCGTCCTCGTGGCGGAAATTGCCGCGCGTCAGCACGCCGGTGCGGTGGGCGGGCACCGGTTCGGCGACGATCATCGCCGCGCCGCCCAGCGCCCGTTCGCGCAGGTATTCGCGATACTGCGGCCCCGGCAGCCCGTCCCGGGCCATGTTCGCGGTATGCGCGCCAAACACGATGCGGTTGCGCAGGGTCTCGCCGCGCAGGGACAGCGGCGACAGCAGATGGGCATGGGGGCGCAAGACGGGACTCCGGGTTGGTTTCGGCCAGTCTGGTGCCGAGGTCCCCCGGGGGCAAGAATGGAAACGGCCATTGACGGATGATTTCCGACATGGTCTATAGTGGGCAAACTGTTCATAATTGGAGGGATGGGTCGATGTTGAACGCCTTGATCTGCGGCGGCGGGGTCGGTGGCATGGCGACGGCCATCGCCCTGGGCCGCATGGGTCACAAGGTGACCGTGTTCGAACAGGCCAGGCAGTTCGGCCGGGTCGGGGCGGACGTGAACCTGACGCCCAACGCGGTGCACGCGCTGGACCGCCTGGGCGTGGGCGAGTCGCTGCGCGCGAACGCGGCGCGCCCGACGCACCGGATCAGCAAGACCTGGGACACGGGCGCGGAAACCTCGCGCCTGCCGATGAGCGCCGCGGCCGAGGACCGCTACGGCGCGCCGCAACTGACGATCCACCGCGCCGACCTGCTGGCGGCGCTGGAGGCGGCGCTGCCCGCCGGCGTGCTGCGGTTCGGCGCCCCGGTGGCCGAGGTCGGCCAGACCGAGACGGGCGCCTGGGTCCGGCTGGCGGACGGCACCACGCACGAGGGCGACGTGGTGATCGGGGCGGACGGCATCCATTCGCGCGTGCGGGCGGCGCTGTTCGGACCGGACGATCCGAAATTCACCGGCCTGGTCAGTTGGCGCGGCGTGTTCGACCGCGCGAAAGGGGCAGGGATCCCCGACCTCGACGCCTTTACCAAATGGTGGGGCCCGACCGCCGATCGCCAGATCGTCACCTTCCCGCTGACCCATGGCAAGGAGATCTTCATCTTTGCCACCCACAAGCAGGACGATTGGGCCGAGGAAGGCTGGACGCTGCCCGGCGATGTCGCCGAGCTGCGCGGCCATTACGCGGATTTCCATCCCCATGCGCGCGCGCTGCTCGATGCCTGCGACAGCGTGACCCGCTCGGCGCTGCATGTGCGCGAACCGATGGCGGCCTGGTCCCGGGGGCGGATCACCATCCTGGGCGACGCGGCGCATCCGATGGTGCCCTTCATGGCGCAGGGCGCCTGCATGGCAATCGAGGACGCGGTGGTGCTGGCGCGCGCGCTGGAAACGGCGGACAGCGCCGGAGTCGCGGCGGCGCTGGCGCGCTACGAGGCGGCACGTATCCCGCGCACGGCCGAGGTGCAGCGGTCGTCCCTGGCCAACGAGTGGTTGAAGAGCCAGGGCAATGCCGACTGGGTCTATGGCTATCAGGCCTGGACGACGCCCGTCTGAGCGAGGCGGCGGGGGGCCAGCCCCCCGCACCCCCCGCCAAAGGGGGTTTTCCACCCCCTTTGGATACCCCCGAGGATATTTCCGGCACAAAGAAGGGCGCGCGCCGACCTTGGGGCGATTGCGGGGCGCTGTCGTGGTCCGCGTCGTTTTCGGGCGTCGAACGGGAGCGCACGCGGGACCCGGACGGGGCGGGCGCGGCATCGCCATCAAAGACTCCGGGCGGCGCGAAGGGCGGCCGCCCGGTGCCGCGTCTCAGAAGAACGCTTGCAGTCCGGTCTGGGCGCGGCCCAGGATCAGCGCGTGAACGTCATGCGTGCCCTCGTAGGTGTTCACGGTTTCCAGGTTCACCATGTGGCGGATGACCTGGAACTCCTCGGAGATGCCGTTGCCGCCGTGCATGTCGCGGGCAACACGGGCGATATCCAGCGCCTTGCCGCAGTTGTTGCGCTTGATGAGGCTGATCATCTCGGGCGCGGCCTGGGCCTGATCCATCAGGCGGCCGACCTGAAGCGCGGCTTGCAGGCCCAGCGTGATCTCGGTCTGCATGTCGGCCAGTTTCTTCTGGTAGAGCTGCGTGCCGGCCAGCGGCTTGTCGAACTGCTTGCGATCGAGCCCATACTGGCGCGCCGCGTGCCAGCAGAATTCGGCCGAGCCCATCACGCCCCAGGCGATGCCGTAGCGCGCCCGGTTGAGGCAGCCGAACGGGCCCTTCAGCCCCTCGACATGGGGCAGCAGCGCGTCGTCGCCGACCTCGACCCCGTCCATCACGATTTCCCCCGTGGTCGAGGCGCGCAGGCTCAGCTTGCCCTCGATCTTGGGCGCGCTGAGGCCCTTCATGCCCTTCTCCAGCACGAAGCCCCGGATGCGCCCGCCGTGCGCGTCGGA includes the following:
- a CDS encoding FAD-dependent monooxygenase — its product is MLNALICGGGVGGMATAIALGRMGHKVTVFEQARQFGRVGADVNLTPNAVHALDRLGVGESLRANAARPTHRISKTWDTGAETSRLPMSAAAEDRYGAPQLTIHRADLLAALEAALPAGVLRFGAPVAEVGQTETGAWVRLADGTTHEGDVVIGADGIHSRVRAALFGPDDPKFTGLVSWRGVFDRAKGAGIPDLDAFTKWWGPTADRQIVTFPLTHGKEIFIFATHKQDDWAEEGWTLPGDVAELRGHYADFHPHARALLDACDSVTRSALHVREPMAAWSRGRITILGDAAHPMVPFMAQGACMAIEDAVVLARALETADSAGVAAALARYEAARIPRTAEVQRSSLANEWLKSQGNADWVYGYQAWTTPV
- a CDS encoding acyl-CoA dehydrogenase, whose amino-acid sequence is MTDRPVLKPKDAPDLSRFQWDDALRLDSQLSEDERMLRDAAREFAQSVLQPRVIAAYRDEVSDPSVFRLMGEAGLLGTTIPEEYGGLGAGYVTYGLVAREIERVDSGYRSMMSVQSSLVMYPIYAYGSEDQRRKYLPKLASGAFIGCFGLTEPDAGSDPAGMKTRAEKTATGYRLTGTKMWISNAPFADVFVVWAKSDAHGGRIRGFVLEKGMKGLSAPKIEGKLSLRASTTGEIVMDGVEVGDDALLPHVEGLKGPFGCLNRARYGIAWGVMGSAEFCWHAARQYGLDRKQFDKPLAGTQLYQKKLADMQTEITLGLQAALQVGRLMDQAQAAPEMISLIKRNNCGKALDIARVARDMHGGNGISEEFQVIRHMVNLETVNTYEGTHDVHALILGRAQTGLQAFF
- a CDS encoding FAD-dependent oxidoreductase, whose product is MRPHAHLLSPLSLRGETLRNRIVFGAHTANMARDGLPGPQYREYLRERALGGAAMIVAEPVPAHRTGVLTRGNFRHEDDSLIPAFRAVTDAVRAEGAVIIQQIYHIGGHGDSDLSFQPHWSPSGRPSYHDSDGSHAMSEVEILELLDAHAAAARRAQAAGFQGVEVWGAYNSLIDQFWSPWSNRRTDRWGGSLENRTRFSRLLIDRIRRDCGEDFIVGLAISHDAAYSVALQAEALCEIVALHDATGHVDYVTCGAGSYLDFGRIIPPFTEPDTLTVPVTEQLRRIVTHARITAEAGIRTPDVGEQVIASGAADLVSIVRGQIADPHLARKTAQGQAERVRPCLSCNQMCWGRRSRDYWISCLINPSAGREWEWGGDRFTPAADPRHVLVVGGGPAGLEAARVAAECGHRVTLAEAQPHLGGQFRLAGQQPRRAQILDLIAWFERELDRLGVEVRLNSFLDAEAVRAIGADRVILATGSLPDEDGFQRWLPHLDTLPGIERGAVWSAEAVMRREARLGASVLVYDEGGHWKGTGTAWHLAEAGHSVTIVTPDAHVGRDLTRTAADGYARARLARLGVRVLTESAIGEWLGNGAGARVVNLLDGSTQTVAASALILATTNRAFDPLSADLADLAPALIGDAAAPRLAPFAFHEGRKTALHLA